The proteins below come from a single Heliangelus exortis chromosome 31, bHelExo1.hap1, whole genome shotgun sequence genomic window:
- the STAT6 gene encoding signal transducer and activator of transcription 6 isoform X4, with the protein MGGAGVGPWGALPGSESSRGWPGAPPRPPARASPPSSWHSALFRRSGAAAELARPRPPPPWTEGPRPRPPPAQRRLPPGDCFQDVPLEHCLPHAAGGVQWPLHRVSPQPALSPGRLAGEPALKTYQQDPLRLVAILRAILEGEKAAVIKRDRHLPLSFHRRQEELKFSLGLQRLQHRVREIQALRDGPTAALLLNPRDPQLKTETKPPESELPTLILEAVKELEAAKQQVLKRIQIWKRQQQLAGNGAVFEESLAPLQKRCESLVEVHFQLHQQVMAASAELGPELLPRLLERFNEVLSSLVKSSFLVEKQPPQVLKTQTKFQASVRFLLGPQLLKVSSKPYMVRADMVTEKQARELTLSAYSNTLSESTGEIMHNMVALETNPTSGTCCANFKNVLLKKIKRCERKGSESVTEEKCAVLFSTTVALTPGNLSVHLQVLSLPIVVIVHGNQDNNAKATVLWDNAFSETDRVPFVVAEQVPWEKMCDTLNLKFMAEVQTTKGLLKEHYFFLAQKIFNDNSAKFEDFQNRRVSWAQFNKEILPGRGFTFWQWFDGVLDLTKRCLKNYWSDRLISGFISKQYVCKLLSTEPDGTFLLRFSDSEIGGVTIAHVIRGKDGSSQVENIQPFSAKDLSIRSLGDRIRDLGQLRNLYPNIPKDQAFGSHYNKEQTGKDVRGYVSAAIKMTVESERDQQPPTTAGGTPEAPPAHVFGQPMLQPNLQHLDNMHSVLNPVCPPAPFCPQPIPTGYPTGESNMMVPDNLRPSFPSTSPMLSLSLITDPALPPCSDLPAFRNPLPFMPNQYMPGEAPQLLSGGPLPEPQDEEMPETMAEPAPFPSIVDPLLQSSQRWMPPSSLELPPGSDFDQFLQETLGAPALCPPFTPPQQHSGYPSTNLSCWGMGESQWDDSVRPGHA; encoded by the exons ATGGGGGGGGCAGGCGTGGGGCCGTGGGGTGCCCTGCCCGGGTCTGAGAGCAGCCGAGGCTGGCCCGGTGCCCCCCCGCGTCCCCCCGCCCGCGCGtctcctccctcttcctggCACTCGGCGCTTTTCCGCCGGAGCGGGGCAGCGGCGGAGCTGGCCCGGCCGCGCCCGCCACCGCCATGGACTGAGGGGCCGCGGCCCCGGCCGCCCCCCGCCCAGCGGCGGCTCCCGCCAG GTGACTGTTTCCAAGATGTCCCTCTGGAGCATTGTCTCCCACATGCCGCCGGAGGAGTTCAGTGGCCTCTTCACCGAGTTTCCCCACAGCCTGCGCTGTCTCCTGGCCGACTGGCTGGAGAACCAGCCCTG AAAACCTACCAGCAGGACCCTCTGCGCCTGGTGGCCATCCTGAGAGCCATCCTGGAGGGCGAGAAGGCTGCTGTGATCAAGCGG GACCGACACCTTCCCCTCAGCTTCCACCGGCgccaggaggagctgaagttcagcctggggctgcagcGGCTGCAGCACCGTGTCCGTGAGATCCAGGCACTGCGGGATGGCCCCActg ctgctctgctgctgaaccCACGGGACCCCCAGctgaagacagaaacaaaacccccagaGAGT GAGCTGCCCACCCTGATCCTGGAGGCTGTGAAAGAGCTGGAGGCAGCCAAGCAGCAGGTTCTGAAGAGGATCCAAATctggaagaggcagcagcagctggcagggaatGGGGCTGTCTTCGAGGAGAGCCTGGCTCCGCTGCAGAAGAG ATGTGAGAGCCTGGTCGAGGTTCACTTCCAGCTGCACCAGCAGGTGATGGCAGCAAGTGCAGAGCTGggtcctgagctgctgccacgGCTCCTAGAGCGGTTTAACGAGGTGTTATCCAGCCTTGTCAAGAG ctccttcctggtGGAGAAGCAGCCTCCGCAGGTGCTGAAGACCCAGACCAAGTTCCAGGCCAGTGTCCGGTTCCTGCTGGGCCCGCAGCTGCTGAAGGTGTCATCCAAGCCCTACATGGTGCGGGCTGACATGGTGACGGAGAAGCAGGCGCGGGAGCTGACGCTCAGCGCCTACAGCAACACCCTCAG CGAGAGCACAGGGGAGATCATGCATAACATGGTGGCCCTGGAGACCAACCCCACCAGTGGGACCTGCTGTGCCAACTTCAAGAACGTG ctgctgaagAAGATCAAACGCTGTGAGCGGAAGGGGTCGGAGTCGGTGACGGAGGAGAAGTGTGCTGTCCTCTTCAGCACCACCGTGGCCCTGACCCCTGGAAACCTCTCAGTCCACCTCCAG GTCCTATCTCTGCCCATCGTGGTCATCGTCCATGGGAACCAGGACAACAATGCCAAAGCAACCGTGCTGTGGGATAACGCCTTCTCGGAGACA GACCGAGTGCCGTTCGTGGTGGCTGAGCAGGTGCCCTGGGAGAAGATGTGTGACACGCTGAACCTCAAGTTCATGGCAGAGGTGCAGACCACCAAAGGGCTTCTCAAGGAGCATTACTTCTTCCTGGCCCAGAAGATCTTTAATGACAACAGTGCCAAATTTGAGGACTTCCAGAACCGCAGGGTCTCCTGGGCCCAGTTCAACAAG GAGATCCTGCCTGGTCGGGGATTCACCTTCTGGCAGTGGTTTGATGGAGTCCTTGACCTCACCAAGAGATGCCTCAAAAATTACTGGTCAGACAG GCTCATCAGCGGCTTCATCAGCAAGCAGTATGTCTGCAAGCTCCTGAGCACTGAGCCTGATGGGACTTTCCTGCTCCGCTTCAGTGACTCAGAGATTGGGGGTGTCACTATTGCTCATGTCATCCGGGGCAAGGATG gctccagccaggtggagaACATCCAGCCCTTCTCTGCCAAGGACCTGTCCATCCGGTCCCTCGGTGACCGCATCCGGGACCTGGGGCAGCTCCGCAACCTCTACCCCAACATCCCCAAGGATCAGGCTTTTGGGAGTCACTACAACA AAGAGCAGACAGGCAAGGACGTCCGGGGCTACGTCTCTGCAGCCATCAAGATGACAGTGGAAAGTGAAAG GGACCAGCAGCCCCCGACCACCGCAGGGGGCACCCCCGAGGCCCCCCCGGCTCACGTGTTTGGCCAGCCCATGCTGCAGCCCAATCTGCAGCACCTTGATAACATGCACTCAGTGCTGAACCCAGTCTG ccctcctgctcctttctgcCCCCAGCCCATCCCTACAGGCTACCCCACGGGTGAGAGCAACATGATGGTCCCCGACAACCTCAGGCCCTCCTTCCCCAG CACATCACCGATGCTCTCACTGTCCCTGATCACAGATCCTGCTCTGCCCCCCTGCTCCGACCTTCCTGCCTTCAGGAACCCCTT GCCCTTCATGCCCAACCAGTATATGCCAGGGGAGGCACCACAGCTGCTGTCTGGGGGTCCCCTGCCAGAGCCACAGGATGAGGAGATGCCCGAGACAATGGCTGAGCCTGCCCCGTTCCCATCAATAGTGGACCcactgctgcagagctcccaaAGGTG GATGCCACCGTCCAGCTTGGAGCTGCCACCTGGCTCCGACTTCGACCAATTCCTTCAGGAGACCCTGGGGGCCCCTGCACTGTGTCCCCCCTTcactcccccccagcagcacagcgGGTACcccagcaccaacctctctTGCTGGGGAATGGGGGAGTCTCAGTGGGATGACAGTGTCCGGCCAGGGCATGCGTGA
- the STAT6 gene encoding signal transducer and activator of transcription 6 isoform X6 codes for MGRHRGPGPRGDCFQDVPLEHCLPHAAGGVQWPLHRVSPQPALSPGRLAGEPALKTYQQDPLRLVAILRAILEGEKAAVIKRDRHLPLSFHRRQEELKFSLGLQRLQHRVREIQALRDGPTAALLLNPRDPQLKTETKPPESELPTLILEAVKELEAAKQQVLKRIQIWKRQQQLAGNGAVFEESLAPLQKRCESLVEVHFQLHQQVMAASAELGPELLPRLLERFNEVLSSLVKSSFLVEKQPPQVLKTQTKFQASVRFLLGPQLLKVSSKPYMVRADMVTEKQARELTLSAYSNTLSESTGEIMHNMVALETNPTSGTCCANFKNVLLKKIKRCERKGSESVTEEKCAVLFSTTVALTPGNLSVHLQVLSLPIVVIVHGNQDNNAKATVLWDNAFSETDRVPFVVAEQVPWEKMCDTLNLKFMAEVQTTKGLLKEHYFFLAQKIFNDNSAKFEDFQNRRVSWAQFNKEILPGRGFTFWQWFDGVLDLTKRCLKNYWSDRLISGFISKQYVCKLLSTEPDGTFLLRFSDSEIGGVTIAHVIRGKDGSSQVENIQPFSAKDLSIRSLGDRIRDLGQLRNLYPNIPKDQAFGSHYNKEQTGKDVRGYVSAAIKMTVESERDQQPPTTAGGTPEAPPAHVFGQPMLQPNLQHLDNMHSVLNPVCPPAPFCPQPIPTGYPTGESNMMVPDNLRPSFPSTSPMLSLSLITDPALPPCSDLPAFRNPLPFMPNQYMPGEAPQLLSGGPLPEPQDEEMPETMAEPAPFPSIVDPLLQSSQRWMPPSSLELPPGSDFDQFLQETLGAPALCPPFTPPQQHSGYPSTNLSCWGMGESQWDDSVRPGHA; via the exons ATGGGCCGGCACCGAGGCCCAGGTCCCCGAG GTGACTGTTTCCAAGATGTCCCTCTGGAGCATTGTCTCCCACATGCCGCCGGAGGAGTTCAGTGGCCTCTTCACCGAGTTTCCCCACAGCCTGCGCTGTCTCCTGGCCGACTGGCTGGAGAACCAGCCCTG AAAACCTACCAGCAGGACCCTCTGCGCCTGGTGGCCATCCTGAGAGCCATCCTGGAGGGCGAGAAGGCTGCTGTGATCAAGCGG GACCGACACCTTCCCCTCAGCTTCCACCGGCgccaggaggagctgaagttcagcctggggctgcagcGGCTGCAGCACCGTGTCCGTGAGATCCAGGCACTGCGGGATGGCCCCActg ctgctctgctgctgaaccCACGGGACCCCCAGctgaagacagaaacaaaacccccagaGAGT GAGCTGCCCACCCTGATCCTGGAGGCTGTGAAAGAGCTGGAGGCAGCCAAGCAGCAGGTTCTGAAGAGGATCCAAATctggaagaggcagcagcagctggcagggaatGGGGCTGTCTTCGAGGAGAGCCTGGCTCCGCTGCAGAAGAG ATGTGAGAGCCTGGTCGAGGTTCACTTCCAGCTGCACCAGCAGGTGATGGCAGCAAGTGCAGAGCTGggtcctgagctgctgccacgGCTCCTAGAGCGGTTTAACGAGGTGTTATCCAGCCTTGTCAAGAG ctccttcctggtGGAGAAGCAGCCTCCGCAGGTGCTGAAGACCCAGACCAAGTTCCAGGCCAGTGTCCGGTTCCTGCTGGGCCCGCAGCTGCTGAAGGTGTCATCCAAGCCCTACATGGTGCGGGCTGACATGGTGACGGAGAAGCAGGCGCGGGAGCTGACGCTCAGCGCCTACAGCAACACCCTCAG CGAGAGCACAGGGGAGATCATGCATAACATGGTGGCCCTGGAGACCAACCCCACCAGTGGGACCTGCTGTGCCAACTTCAAGAACGTG ctgctgaagAAGATCAAACGCTGTGAGCGGAAGGGGTCGGAGTCGGTGACGGAGGAGAAGTGTGCTGTCCTCTTCAGCACCACCGTGGCCCTGACCCCTGGAAACCTCTCAGTCCACCTCCAG GTCCTATCTCTGCCCATCGTGGTCATCGTCCATGGGAACCAGGACAACAATGCCAAAGCAACCGTGCTGTGGGATAACGCCTTCTCGGAGACA GACCGAGTGCCGTTCGTGGTGGCTGAGCAGGTGCCCTGGGAGAAGATGTGTGACACGCTGAACCTCAAGTTCATGGCAGAGGTGCAGACCACCAAAGGGCTTCTCAAGGAGCATTACTTCTTCCTGGCCCAGAAGATCTTTAATGACAACAGTGCCAAATTTGAGGACTTCCAGAACCGCAGGGTCTCCTGGGCCCAGTTCAACAAG GAGATCCTGCCTGGTCGGGGATTCACCTTCTGGCAGTGGTTTGATGGAGTCCTTGACCTCACCAAGAGATGCCTCAAAAATTACTGGTCAGACAG GCTCATCAGCGGCTTCATCAGCAAGCAGTATGTCTGCAAGCTCCTGAGCACTGAGCCTGATGGGACTTTCCTGCTCCGCTTCAGTGACTCAGAGATTGGGGGTGTCACTATTGCTCATGTCATCCGGGGCAAGGATG gctccagccaggtggagaACATCCAGCCCTTCTCTGCCAAGGACCTGTCCATCCGGTCCCTCGGTGACCGCATCCGGGACCTGGGGCAGCTCCGCAACCTCTACCCCAACATCCCCAAGGATCAGGCTTTTGGGAGTCACTACAACA AAGAGCAGACAGGCAAGGACGTCCGGGGCTACGTCTCTGCAGCCATCAAGATGACAGTGGAAAGTGAAAG GGACCAGCAGCCCCCGACCACCGCAGGGGGCACCCCCGAGGCCCCCCCGGCTCACGTGTTTGGCCAGCCCATGCTGCAGCCCAATCTGCAGCACCTTGATAACATGCACTCAGTGCTGAACCCAGTCTG ccctcctgctcctttctgcCCCCAGCCCATCCCTACAGGCTACCCCACGGGTGAGAGCAACATGATGGTCCCCGACAACCTCAGGCCCTCCTTCCCCAG CACATCACCGATGCTCTCACTGTCCCTGATCACAGATCCTGCTCTGCCCCCCTGCTCCGACCTTCCTGCCTTCAGGAACCCCTT GCCCTTCATGCCCAACCAGTATATGCCAGGGGAGGCACCACAGCTGCTGTCTGGGGGTCCCCTGCCAGAGCCACAGGATGAGGAGATGCCCGAGACAATGGCTGAGCCTGCCCCGTTCCCATCAATAGTGGACCcactgctgcagagctcccaaAGGTG GATGCCACCGTCCAGCTTGGAGCTGCCACCTGGCTCCGACTTCGACCAATTCCTTCAGGAGACCCTGGGGGCCCCTGCACTGTGTCCCCCCTTcactcccccccagcagcacagcgGGTACcccagcaccaacctctctTGCTGGGGAATGGGGGAGTCTCAGTGGGATGACAGTGTCCGGCCAGGGCATGCGTGA
- the STAT6 gene encoding signal transducer and activator of transcription 6 isoform X2, with protein MWVTEAQVGCLPDQDCPRDQSWIWLPVSPPPPQQPQSCQSAGSDSNETGDRWQLSPILPEKLLVLAPAQAGVGTLGAAAAQLPSHITSSCFFTGDCFQDVPLEHCLPHAAGGVQWPLHRVSPQPALSPGRLAGEPALKTYQQDPLRLVAILRAILEGEKAAVIKRDRHLPLSFHRRQEELKFSLGLQRLQHRVREIQALRDGPTAALLLNPRDPQLKTETKPPESELPTLILEAVKELEAAKQQVLKRIQIWKRQQQLAGNGAVFEESLAPLQKRCESLVEVHFQLHQQVMAASAELGPELLPRLLERFNEVLSSLVKSSFLVEKQPPQVLKTQTKFQASVRFLLGPQLLKVSSKPYMVRADMVTEKQARELTLSAYSNTLSESTGEIMHNMVALETNPTSGTCCANFKNVLLKKIKRCERKGSESVTEEKCAVLFSTTVALTPGNLSVHLQVLSLPIVVIVHGNQDNNAKATVLWDNAFSETDRVPFVVAEQVPWEKMCDTLNLKFMAEVQTTKGLLKEHYFFLAQKIFNDNSAKFEDFQNRRVSWAQFNKEILPGRGFTFWQWFDGVLDLTKRCLKNYWSDRLISGFISKQYVCKLLSTEPDGTFLLRFSDSEIGGVTIAHVIRGKDGSSQVENIQPFSAKDLSIRSLGDRIRDLGQLRNLYPNIPKDQAFGSHYNKEQTGKDVRGYVSAAIKMTVESERDQQPPTTAGGTPEAPPAHVFGQPMLQPNLQHLDNMHSVLNPVCPPAPFCPQPIPTGYPTGESNMMVPDNLRPSFPSTSPMLSLSLITDPALPPCSDLPAFRNPLPFMPNQYMPGEAPQLLSGGPLPEPQDEEMPETMAEPAPFPSIVDPLLQSSQRWMPPSSLELPPGSDFDQFLQETLGAPALCPPFTPPQQHSGYPSTNLSCWGMGESQWDDSVRPGHA; from the exons ATGTGGGTAACTGAGGCACAAGTAGGCTGCCTGCCTGACCAGGATTGCCCAAGAGACCAGTCCTGGATCTGGCTCCctgtttctcctcctcctccccagcagccccagtcCTGCCAGTCAGCAGGTTCAGACAGCAATGAGACAGGGGACAGGTGGCAGCTCTCACCCATCctcccagagaagctgttggTGCTTGCCCCTGCCCAAGCTGGGGTGGGAactctgggagctgcagctgctcagctccccTCTCACATCACCTCTTCTTGTTTCTTCACAGGTGACTGTTTCCAAGATGTCCCTCTGGAGCATTGTCTCCCACATGCCGCCGGAGGAGTTCAGTGGCCTCTTCACCGAGTTTCCCCACAGCCTGCGCTGTCTCCTGGCCGACTGGCTGGAGAACCAGCCCTG AAAACCTACCAGCAGGACCCTCTGCGCCTGGTGGCCATCCTGAGAGCCATCCTGGAGGGCGAGAAGGCTGCTGTGATCAAGCGG GACCGACACCTTCCCCTCAGCTTCCACCGGCgccaggaggagctgaagttcagcctggggctgcagcGGCTGCAGCACCGTGTCCGTGAGATCCAGGCACTGCGGGATGGCCCCActg ctgctctgctgctgaaccCACGGGACCCCCAGctgaagacagaaacaaaacccccagaGAGT GAGCTGCCCACCCTGATCCTGGAGGCTGTGAAAGAGCTGGAGGCAGCCAAGCAGCAGGTTCTGAAGAGGATCCAAATctggaagaggcagcagcagctggcagggaatGGGGCTGTCTTCGAGGAGAGCCTGGCTCCGCTGCAGAAGAG ATGTGAGAGCCTGGTCGAGGTTCACTTCCAGCTGCACCAGCAGGTGATGGCAGCAAGTGCAGAGCTGggtcctgagctgctgccacgGCTCCTAGAGCGGTTTAACGAGGTGTTATCCAGCCTTGTCAAGAG ctccttcctggtGGAGAAGCAGCCTCCGCAGGTGCTGAAGACCCAGACCAAGTTCCAGGCCAGTGTCCGGTTCCTGCTGGGCCCGCAGCTGCTGAAGGTGTCATCCAAGCCCTACATGGTGCGGGCTGACATGGTGACGGAGAAGCAGGCGCGGGAGCTGACGCTCAGCGCCTACAGCAACACCCTCAG CGAGAGCACAGGGGAGATCATGCATAACATGGTGGCCCTGGAGACCAACCCCACCAGTGGGACCTGCTGTGCCAACTTCAAGAACGTG ctgctgaagAAGATCAAACGCTGTGAGCGGAAGGGGTCGGAGTCGGTGACGGAGGAGAAGTGTGCTGTCCTCTTCAGCACCACCGTGGCCCTGACCCCTGGAAACCTCTCAGTCCACCTCCAG GTCCTATCTCTGCCCATCGTGGTCATCGTCCATGGGAACCAGGACAACAATGCCAAAGCAACCGTGCTGTGGGATAACGCCTTCTCGGAGACA GACCGAGTGCCGTTCGTGGTGGCTGAGCAGGTGCCCTGGGAGAAGATGTGTGACACGCTGAACCTCAAGTTCATGGCAGAGGTGCAGACCACCAAAGGGCTTCTCAAGGAGCATTACTTCTTCCTGGCCCAGAAGATCTTTAATGACAACAGTGCCAAATTTGAGGACTTCCAGAACCGCAGGGTCTCCTGGGCCCAGTTCAACAAG GAGATCCTGCCTGGTCGGGGATTCACCTTCTGGCAGTGGTTTGATGGAGTCCTTGACCTCACCAAGAGATGCCTCAAAAATTACTGGTCAGACAG GCTCATCAGCGGCTTCATCAGCAAGCAGTATGTCTGCAAGCTCCTGAGCACTGAGCCTGATGGGACTTTCCTGCTCCGCTTCAGTGACTCAGAGATTGGGGGTGTCACTATTGCTCATGTCATCCGGGGCAAGGATG gctccagccaggtggagaACATCCAGCCCTTCTCTGCCAAGGACCTGTCCATCCGGTCCCTCGGTGACCGCATCCGGGACCTGGGGCAGCTCCGCAACCTCTACCCCAACATCCCCAAGGATCAGGCTTTTGGGAGTCACTACAACA AAGAGCAGACAGGCAAGGACGTCCGGGGCTACGTCTCTGCAGCCATCAAGATGACAGTGGAAAGTGAAAG GGACCAGCAGCCCCCGACCACCGCAGGGGGCACCCCCGAGGCCCCCCCGGCTCACGTGTTTGGCCAGCCCATGCTGCAGCCCAATCTGCAGCACCTTGATAACATGCACTCAGTGCTGAACCCAGTCTG ccctcctgctcctttctgcCCCCAGCCCATCCCTACAGGCTACCCCACGGGTGAGAGCAACATGATGGTCCCCGACAACCTCAGGCCCTCCTTCCCCAG CACATCACCGATGCTCTCACTGTCCCTGATCACAGATCCTGCTCTGCCCCCCTGCTCCGACCTTCCTGCCTTCAGGAACCCCTT GCCCTTCATGCCCAACCAGTATATGCCAGGGGAGGCACCACAGCTGCTGTCTGGGGGTCCCCTGCCAGAGCCACAGGATGAGGAGATGCCCGAGACAATGGCTGAGCCTGCCCCGTTCCCATCAATAGTGGACCcactgctgcagagctcccaaAGGTG GATGCCACCGTCCAGCTTGGAGCTGCCACCTGGCTCCGACTTCGACCAATTCCTTCAGGAGACCCTGGGGGCCCCTGCACTGTGTCCCCCCTTcactcccccccagcagcacagcgGGTACcccagcaccaacctctctTGCTGGGGAATGGGGGAGTCTCAGTGGGATGACAGTGTCCGGCCAGGGCATGCGTGA
- the STAT6 gene encoding signal transducer and activator of transcription 6 isoform X3, with product MRQGTGGSSHPSSQRSCWCLPLPKLGWELWELQLLSSPLTSPLLVSSQVTVSKMSLWSIVSHMPPEEFSGLFTEFPHSLRCLLADWLENQPWEFINGSDAFFTSVASRMLSAMLEKLHSAASSDGQQCQILQQVSSIEKTYQQDPLRLVAILRAILEGEKAAVIKRDRHLPLSFHRRQEELKFSLGLQRLQHRVREIQALRDGPTAALLLNPRDPQLKTETKPPESELPTLILEAVKELEAAKQQVLKRIQIWKRQQQLAGNGAVFEESLAPLQKRCESLVEVHFQLHQQVMAASAELGPELLPRLLERFNEVLSSLVKSSFLVEKQPPQVLKTQTKFQASVRFLLGPQLLKVSSKPYMVRADMVTEKQARELTLSAYSNTLSESTGEIMHNMVALETNPTSGTCCANFKNVLLKKIKRCERKGSESVTEEKCAVLFSTTVALTPGNLSVHLQVLSLPIVVIVHGNQDNNAKATVLWDNAFSETDRVPFVVAEQVPWEKMCDTLNLKFMAEVQTTKGLLKEHYFFLAQKIFNDNSAKFEDFQNRRVSWAQFNKEILPGRGFTFWQWFDGVLDLTKRCLKNYWSDRLISGFISKQYVCKLLSTEPDGTFLLRFSDSEIGGVTIAHVIRGKDGSSQVENIQPFSAKDLSIRSLGDRIRDLGQLRNLYPNIPKDQAFGSHYNKEQTGKDVRGYVSAAIKMTVESERDQQPPTTAGGTPEAPPAHVFGQPMLQPNLQHLDNMHSVLNPVCPPAPFCPQPIPTGYPTGESNMMVPDNLRPSFPSTSPMLSLSLITDPALPPCSDLPAFRNPLPFMPNQYMPGEAPQLLSGGPLPEPQDEEMPETMAEPAPFPSIVDPLLQSSQRMPPSSLELPPGSDFDQFLQETLGAPALCPPFTPPQQHSGYPSTNLSCWGMGESQWDDSVRPGHA from the exons ATGAGACAGGGGACAGGTGGCAGCTCTCACCCATCctcccagagaagctgttggTGCTTGCCCCTGCCCAAGCTGGGGTGGGAactctgggagctgcagctgctcagctccccTCTCACATCACCTCTTCTTGTTTCTTCACAGGTGACTGTTTCCAAGATGTCCCTCTGGAGCATTGTCTCCCACATGCCGCCGGAGGAGTTCAGTGGCCTCTTCACCGAGTTTCCCCACAGCCTGCGCTGTCTCCTGGCCGACTGGCTGGAGAACCAGCCCTG gGAGTTCATCAATGGCTCCGATGCCTTCTTCaccagcgtggccagcaggatgCTCTCAGCCATGCTGGAGAAGCTGCATAGTGCTGCCAGCAGTGATGGGCAGCAGTGCCAGATCCTCCAGCAAGTCAGCAGCATTGAG AAAACCTACCAGCAGGACCCTCTGCGCCTGGTGGCCATCCTGAGAGCCATCCTGGAGGGCGAGAAGGCTGCTGTGATCAAGCGG GACCGACACCTTCCCCTCAGCTTCCACCGGCgccaggaggagctgaagttcagcctggggctgcagcGGCTGCAGCACCGTGTCCGTGAGATCCAGGCACTGCGGGATGGCCCCActg ctgctctgctgctgaaccCACGGGACCCCCAGctgaagacagaaacaaaacccccagaGAGT GAGCTGCCCACCCTGATCCTGGAGGCTGTGAAAGAGCTGGAGGCAGCCAAGCAGCAGGTTCTGAAGAGGATCCAAATctggaagaggcagcagcagctggcagggaatGGGGCTGTCTTCGAGGAGAGCCTGGCTCCGCTGCAGAAGAG ATGTGAGAGCCTGGTCGAGGTTCACTTCCAGCTGCACCAGCAGGTGATGGCAGCAAGTGCAGAGCTGggtcctgagctgctgccacgGCTCCTAGAGCGGTTTAACGAGGTGTTATCCAGCCTTGTCAAGAG ctccttcctggtGGAGAAGCAGCCTCCGCAGGTGCTGAAGACCCAGACCAAGTTCCAGGCCAGTGTCCGGTTCCTGCTGGGCCCGCAGCTGCTGAAGGTGTCATCCAAGCCCTACATGGTGCGGGCTGACATGGTGACGGAGAAGCAGGCGCGGGAGCTGACGCTCAGCGCCTACAGCAACACCCTCAG CGAGAGCACAGGGGAGATCATGCATAACATGGTGGCCCTGGAGACCAACCCCACCAGTGGGACCTGCTGTGCCAACTTCAAGAACGTG ctgctgaagAAGATCAAACGCTGTGAGCGGAAGGGGTCGGAGTCGGTGACGGAGGAGAAGTGTGCTGTCCTCTTCAGCACCACCGTGGCCCTGACCCCTGGAAACCTCTCAGTCCACCTCCAG GTCCTATCTCTGCCCATCGTGGTCATCGTCCATGGGAACCAGGACAACAATGCCAAAGCAACCGTGCTGTGGGATAACGCCTTCTCGGAGACA GACCGAGTGCCGTTCGTGGTGGCTGAGCAGGTGCCCTGGGAGAAGATGTGTGACACGCTGAACCTCAAGTTCATGGCAGAGGTGCAGACCACCAAAGGGCTTCTCAAGGAGCATTACTTCTTCCTGGCCCAGAAGATCTTTAATGACAACAGTGCCAAATTTGAGGACTTCCAGAACCGCAGGGTCTCCTGGGCCCAGTTCAACAAG GAGATCCTGCCTGGTCGGGGATTCACCTTCTGGCAGTGGTTTGATGGAGTCCTTGACCTCACCAAGAGATGCCTCAAAAATTACTGGTCAGACAG GCTCATCAGCGGCTTCATCAGCAAGCAGTATGTCTGCAAGCTCCTGAGCACTGAGCCTGATGGGACTTTCCTGCTCCGCTTCAGTGACTCAGAGATTGGGGGTGTCACTATTGCTCATGTCATCCGGGGCAAGGATG gctccagccaggtggagaACATCCAGCCCTTCTCTGCCAAGGACCTGTCCATCCGGTCCCTCGGTGACCGCATCCGGGACCTGGGGCAGCTCCGCAACCTCTACCCCAACATCCCCAAGGATCAGGCTTTTGGGAGTCACTACAACA AAGAGCAGACAGGCAAGGACGTCCGGGGCTACGTCTCTGCAGCCATCAAGATGACAGTGGAAAGTGAAAG GGACCAGCAGCCCCCGACCACCGCAGGGGGCACCCCCGAGGCCCCCCCGGCTCACGTGTTTGGCCAGCCCATGCTGCAGCCCAATCTGCAGCACCTTGATAACATGCACTCAGTGCTGAACCCAGTCTG ccctcctgctcctttctgcCCCCAGCCCATCCCTACAGGCTACCCCACGGGTGAGAGCAACATGATGGTCCCCGACAACCTCAGGCCCTCCTTCCCCAG CACATCACCGATGCTCTCACTGTCCCTGATCACAGATCCTGCTCTGCCCCCCTGCTCCGACCTTCCTGCCTTCAGGAACCCCTT GCCCTTCATGCCCAACCAGTATATGCCAGGGGAGGCACCACAGCTGCTGTCTGGGGGTCCCCTGCCAGAGCCACAGGATGAGGAGATGCCCGAGACAATGGCTGAGCCTGCCCCGTTCCCATCAATAGTGGACCcactgctgcagagctcccaaAG GATGCCACCGTCCAGCTTGGAGCTGCCACCTGGCTCCGACTTCGACCAATTCCTTCAGGAGACCCTGGGGGCCCCTGCACTGTGTCCCCCCTTcactcccccccagcagcacagcgGGTACcccagcaccaacctctctTGCTGGGGAATGGGGGAGTCTCAGTGGGATGACAGTGTCCGGCCAGGGCATGCGTGA